From the Bacteroidota bacterium genome, the window GGGCATACGGTTACACAAATGCTGCAAACCTCGTCGCAGTAAAGGCAACGTGATGCCTCGGCAATAGTTTCTTCTTTGGTGAGTGTATGCGACACCAGTTTGAACGGGTCTTTTGCCGTTGGCAAATCTTCGTGCACTTCTTTGCCGAACTGGCGGAGACTGCGTTTGGTAATATGTTCAGCGTAGCTTTTACCTTTTACAGGGAATAATTCAGGATCAACTGCCGACGTGCCTGAAGCTGCGATTATGGCTTCGGCCGCAATGCGTCCGTCGCCGATTGCTTTGATAATTGTTGCCGGTCCGCGCATGGCATCACCGCCAATGAACACACCCGGAATCTGGGTTTCGTAGGAGCCTTCGTTCGCCTGAAGCAATCCGGCATCCACAAAATCTGCAATAATATCCTGACCCAGCGCCGGAATAATGGTGTCGACATGCAATTCAAATTCCGAACCTGCTATTTTAACCGGTTTACGTCGTCCGCTGCTGTCTTTTTCGCCCAGTTCCATCTTGCTGCATAAAAGTCCCGTCACATGGCCATTCTGTGCTACCACGCTTTCAGGTGCAACTAATTCCAGAATGTTGAGACCTTCTTTTTGTGCGCTGATTACTTCTTCTTTATCAGCGGGCATTTCCATAATCGTTCTGCGGTAAACAATAGTCACTTTAGCATCGGCCCCGGCCAGCCTTTTGGCTGTACGTGCAACATCCATGGCTGTATTTCCGCCACCTATCACAACAATATTCTTTCCAACAGGCTGTGCAACACCCCTGCGAATGGATGAGAGGAACTTTAATGGGTCAAGAACACCCTGGGCTTCTTCGCCCGCGATACCGAGTTTTTTGGCTTTCTGTGCGCCAATGGCAACATAAATAAAATTGTTGTCTTTACGCAGTTGCTCAAAAATCTCTTTTGTGATGGGATGGTTGTAATTTATTTTAACGCCGATGGATTTTATGCGCTCAATGTCGCTCATAATGGCCTGTTCGGAGAGTCTGAACGAAGGAATGGCGTCGGAAACCATGCCGCCTGCAATACTTTTTGTTTCAAAAACTTCAACGCTGAATCCTGCCATTGCAAGGAAATAGGCTGCTGCCAATCCTGAAGGACCGGCACCAATCACAACGGCTTTTTTACCGTTTGATTTTTGAGGTTTGAGTGCCGGTGTTCCGGCATTCTCGGCGATGTAGCGTTTAACTTCGCGTATCAGCAGTGAGTTGTCATAATTTACGCGGGTACATTTCGTCTGGCAGAGGTGGTCACACACCATTCCGCAAACAGCGGGAAACGGGTTAGTATGCATGATTACGCGGAAGGCTTTTTCAAAATCGCCGTTTGCCGCGTGATACATATATACAGGTATATCCTGATTGGTGGGGCATGTATTTACACAGGGTGCTCCAATGCAGTCGAATGTATTCAATTTCCGTCCGGTCTTGATGTACGGCACTTTGAAAAGGTCTTTTGCGTAGGCTTTTTCAGAAAGTACTTTATCGGCGTAGGCTGCAAGATTTTCCATGATGTCTGTTTGCCGGGCTTTTTCATCAATGCCTTTCAGAAGATCGAGTGAAGCCATTTGTTTGGCTTCGAGGGCTTCGTTCAACGCGGTAATATATTGATGCAGGCGACCGTATCCGCCCGGTTTCAGCACATCTGAGCATACCGTAACCGGGAATAACCCGCAAGAGATTACATCCGGAATATTGAAACAGTCGGCGCCGGCCGAAAAGGAGATATTCAGTTTGCCATCGTATTCTTTCTGCAACACGTTTGCGAGGTTGATGCTGATGGGGTGCAGTGCTCTGCCGCTCATATACATCATTTTCTCATTAGGCGTAAAAACATCCCTGTTGTTCATTGTTTCCAAAGTGTTGGTGAGCTTGAGCCCAAAAAATACTTTTTGAGTTTTAGCCGCAGCCGTAAGATTATTGATGATTCTGAGTGCATCGGGATATTTAAGGTCGTGACCAAAAGCTTCGTCGGGAACAACGGCGGTATGTCCGTGTACCTTGTTTAATATGGTGCGCAGTTTCTCCGGTCCGAGTAATGTAGGATTCAGCTTTATCAGCGTATTCAGCTTCATTTCATTGATCAGGTAAAGCCCTATTTTTTCTATTTCTTCGGGCGGGCAGCCGTGCATTGTTGAAAGTGTAATGCTGTCTGACATGCAATCGGGAATATTTATTCCCGAAAGGGCAGGGTAGAGCGGCAGGAGTTCCTGAATCATCGCTTCTTTTTCTGCCTTACAGTTTTTCATTTTACCAAAAAACCACTGAACATTTTCTTTCAGAATACCTTCCATGTTGTAACCAACACTCATGTTGAAGATAAATCCGGGTTTTCCGGCTATTCCTGCTTTGTGATGCAGCAGGTGCAGAATAATCCAGGCTTTCAGATACTCTTCGAACGATTCACGTATCCTCAGTTCCTGCGACCATTCAACGTTGTATCCTTCGTCCTGCATGTCGATACAGGGTTTAGAAACATTGAGTTCATCAAGTGTCTGAACGGTTTTCAATTCCAGATAGCGTGCACCGCAAAGGTATGCTGCGATGAGATTCTGAGCCATTTGAGTGTGTGGACCGGCTGCAACTCCAACAGGAGAATCAATGGGTTTGCCCATGAATGTGCTTTTCAGCTTTTCTGTTTGCTTTGCGGTCGCAATAATTTCTTCAGGTATTCCGAGTAATTCGGAAGTCCGGCAAGTTGCCAGATGGTAAAGTTGAGTAATGGATACAATCGAAAATCTGTCGCTCATGATATAATATATTAAATTTTTCAGGTGCAAAAGTAGTCATTTCATGGTCAAAAGTTGAAGTTATATATGCCCAATGTTTTGTTAGTTGTTTCACAATACTAGGTAGTTAAAATATTATATATTAACAATATGAAATAAATCATTAATTTTTATCTTAAATAATTGTTAATTGTCGGATATTTTTGCTAAACTTGCAGTCCCAAAAAAACAAAAGGATGCCGGAAACCGGAAAAAAGCAGATGATGTGCTCGGTTGTTATTCTTGCTGCAGGATATTCAGCAAGGATGGGATTGAGTAAGCCGTTTCTTAAGTGGGACGAGCGGGTCTGCTTTCTGGAACATATCATAGACCAATATCGTTCGATATGTTGCGGCAAGGTTGCGGTGGTGCTGAACAAAGAGAATCTGGACCGCTACAGAGTGGGACATTATAATTTCCTTAACGGGACGGTAAAAGTGATTAATGAGCATCCGGAATACGAACGATTTTATTCCATACAGTTAGGTATAAAAGCTTCGGGTGTACGCTTCCCCTGTTTTATTCAGGATGGCGATAATCCTTTTGTTACGGAATCGTTACTTTCCATGCTATACCAGCAATATATTCCTGACGGTTGGGTGGTTCCTGCGTTTGAAGGGCGGGGTGGACACCCGGTGCTCATTGGAACTGAGGCCGTGAACAAGATAATGAGTATTGAAACCTATGAAACGACGTTAAAAGATGAGTTGCGGGGACTGAAAAAGATTATTGTTCCTACTGAAGATCCATCGATACGTTATAATATCAATACCATTGAGGATTACAATAAACACTTTGGCGAAAGTCTGAATGTTAATCTGTAAGCGGAATATCAGTTAAGCTCACTCTTGAACGTCTGCATATACACTTCGTAGGTTTTCTTCTTATATGCATTTTCTCCGTAATATCTGAGTAAAGGCTCCACTTCTTTCGGTTCTTTATATCCCATTGTTTTCGTGATGACGGCCATTTTATCATCCAGAATTACAAATGAGGGATAATATAATTGACCTTGTAATAATGTTGTGGCCAGCTGGTGCGTAGAACGCGAGCTTTTGGGATTAGGATTTATGTAGGTTTTGCCCAGATATATGATTGTATCGCCCTGTTCCGCGTTTAACTTCACGGCATAAAAATACTTGTTCATGAACTTTATTACAACGGGATCTGTAAACGTTGACTGATCCATTTTTTTACACCATCCGCACCAGTCGGTAAACACATCAATAAAAATTTTCTTTGGTTTTTTTGCATTCAACTCGGTGGCTTCTTTAAGACTGTACCAGGTAATTTTGTCAGCTGCGGCCGGTTGTTGGGCTTTTACAAATGTGGGTAACAGGAAGGCTATTGCAAGAAGTGATACGGTGATGAAGCTTTTCATAGTAAGGTAGCTTTAGATGTCGGAGATTGATTGATACAAAGATAGCGCTATTTTTTATTCGCAGAATCAGCCTTCTTTATTGAGTCTTCCATTTGCTGAATTCTTTTATATGTATCGGGAGGGCCGCCGTATTTCGCTTTTGGGCGGCAGGCGGGCATAAACCCTAGCGTAAATACCATTGCGGAA encodes:
- the ygfK gene encoding putative selenate reductase subunit YgfK — protein: MSDRFSIVSITQLYHLATCRTSELLGIPEEIIATAKQTEKLKSTFMGKPIDSPVGVAAGPHTQMAQNLIAAYLCGARYLELKTVQTLDELNVSKPCIDMQDEGYNVEWSQELRIRESFEEYLKAWIILHLLHHKAGIAGKPGFIFNMSVGYNMEGILKENVQWFFGKMKNCKAEKEAMIQELLPLYPALSGINIPDCMSDSITLSTMHGCPPEEIEKIGLYLINEMKLNTLIKLNPTLLGPEKLRTILNKVHGHTAVVPDEAFGHDLKYPDALRIINNLTAAAKTQKVFFGLKLTNTLETMNNRDVFTPNEKMMYMSGRALHPISINLANVLQKEYDGKLNISFSAGADCFNIPDVISCGLFPVTVCSDVLKPGGYGRLHQYITALNEALEAKQMASLDLLKGIDEKARQTDIMENLAAYADKVLSEKAYAKDLFKVPYIKTGRKLNTFDCIGAPCVNTCPTNQDIPVYMYHAANGDFEKAFRVIMHTNPFPAVCGMVCDHLCQTKCTRVNYDNSLLIREVKRYIAENAGTPALKPQKSNGKKAVVIGAGPSGLAAAYFLAMAGFSVEVFETKSIAGGMVSDAIPSFRLSEQAIMSDIERIKSIGVKINYNHPITKEIFEQLRKDNNFIYVAIGAQKAKKLGIAGEEAQGVLDPLKFLSSIRRGVAQPVGKNIVVIGGGNTAMDVARTAKRLAGADAKVTIVYRRTIMEMPADKEEVISAQKEGLNILELVAPESVVAQNGHVTGLLCSKMELGEKDSSGRRKPVKIAGSEFELHVDTIIPALGQDIIADFVDAGLLQANEGSYETQIPGVFIGGDAMRGPATIIKAIGDGRIAAEAIIAASGTSAVDPELFPVKGKSYAEHITKRSLRQFGKEVHEDLPTAKDPFKLVSHTLTKEETIAEASRCLYCDEVCSICVTVCPNRANNTYEVEPFSLTIYNAERDTNGKVTITDNELFEIKQSTQVLNIAEFCNECGNCTTFCPTSGRPFMDKPKFCLTESCFAETENAYFLDKSTGTPILVYRNENSTARLSEFDEHYIYEGSGVKVQLSKTGLKIQDINFTGVNTYSTLHAIELMILMQTAKKIYV
- a CDS encoding NTP transferase domain-containing protein; its protein translation is MPETGKKQMMCSVVILAAGYSARMGLSKPFLKWDERVCFLEHIIDQYRSICCGKVAVVLNKENLDRYRVGHYNFLNGTVKVINEHPEYERFYSIQLGIKASGVRFPCFIQDGDNPFVTESLLSMLYQQYIPDGWVVPAFEGRGGHPVLIGTEAVNKIMSIETYETTLKDELRGLKKIIVPTEDPSIRYNINTIEDYNKHFGESLNVNL
- a CDS encoding DUF255 domain-containing protein, whose amino-acid sequence is MKSFITVSLLAIAFLLPTFVKAQQPAAADKITWYSLKEATELNAKKPKKIFIDVFTDWCGWCKKMDQSTFTDPVVIKFMNKYFYAVKLNAEQGDTIIYLGKTYINPNPKSSRSTHQLATTLLQGQLYYPSFVILDDKMAVITKTMGYKEPKEVEPLLRYYGENAYKKKTYEVYMQTFKSELN